The following coding sequences lie in one Treponema sp. OMZ 790 genomic window:
- the rplK gene encoding 50S ribosomal protein L11: MAKKKVVTQIKLQCPAGKATPAPPIGPALGPHGVSAPQFVQQFNDRTKSMEPGLVIPVVITVYADKSFTFILKTPPASVLIKKACKIEKGSATSVTAKVGKLSKAALEEIAKTKMPDINANDIEAAKKIIAGTARSMGVEVER, encoded by the coding sequence ATGGCAAAGAAAAAGGTTGTGACACAGATTAAACTTCAGTGTCCGGCAGGAAAAGCAACTCCTGCACCGCCTATAGGCCCGGCTCTGGGTCCGCACGGTGTAAGTGCACCTCAGTTTGTACAGCAATTCAATGACCGTACAAAATCCATGGAGCCCGGTTTGGTTATTCCCGTTGTTATTACGGTATATGCCGATAAAAGTTTTACTTTTATCCTCAAAACACCGCCTGCATCGGTTTTAATCAAAAAAGCCTGTAAAATTGAAAAAGGTTCTGCCACATCGGTTACCGCAAAAGTTGGAAAACTTTCAAAAGCCGCATTGGAAGAAATCGCAAAAACAAAGATGCCCGATATCAATGCAAACGACATTGAAGCTGCAAAGAAAATTATTGCAGGAACTGCACGAAGTATGGGTGTAGAGGTGGAGCGCTAA
- the rplJ gene encoding 50S ribosomal protein L10, translating to MALRTKNPNRQKTEAIESIKNDVKASSSFIFTEYRGLKVEQITELRKKLRENACTYKVVRNNFARIAFEDADIKDVDSWLTGPTALAMVAEDANLAAKTLFEYAKDAPALVIKGAVVDGEIYDAKQIEAFSKLPGKKDLIAMFMSTVNATTSKFVRTLQAIVDKGGAQAAAPAEAKAEASASEEKAADKPAEQPAETAPEAAPEA from the coding sequence ATGGCATTAAGAACAAAAAATCCGAATCGCCAAAAAACAGAAGCGATTGAAAGCATCAAAAATGATGTAAAAGCCTCCTCCTCTTTTATTTTTACCGAGTACAGAGGTTTAAAGGTTGAGCAGATTACAGAGCTTCGCAAAAAGCTCCGTGAAAATGCTTGTACATACAAGGTTGTACGCAATAATTTTGCACGCATTGCTTTTGAAGATGCAGATATTAAGGATGTAGATTCCTGGTTGACAGGTCCTACAGCCTTGGCTATGGTTGCAGAAGATGCAAACCTCGCAGCTAAAACCTTGTTTGAATATGCAAAAGATGCTCCGGCTCTTGTAATTAAGGGTGCGGTAGTTGACGGTGAGATTTATGATGCCAAACAAATTGAGGCATTTTCAAAACTTCCCGGCAAAAAAGATCTTATTGCAATGTTTATGTCTACAGTCAATGCTACAACTTCCAAGTTTGTACGCACCTTACAGGCGATTGTGGATAAGGGCGGAGCCCAAGCCGCTGCTCCTGCAGAGGCAAAAGCTGAAGCATCTGCTTCAGAGGAAAAAGCGGCTGATAAGCCTGCTGAACAGCCCGCAGAGACTGCTCCCGAAGCAGCTCCGGAGGCTTAA
- the rpmG gene encoding 50S ribosomal protein L33, with protein sequence MAKKTAVELIALQCSECKRKNYTTSKNRKNIQGKLELMKYCSFDRKHTLHKETKIK encoded by the coding sequence ATGGCTAAGAAAACGGCTGTAGAGCTCATAGCTCTTCAATGCAGCGAATGTAAAAGAAAGAATTATACTACATCTAAGAACAGAAAAAACATTCAGGGTAAACTTGAATTGATGAAGTATTGTTCTTTTGATCGCAAGCATACATTGCATAAGGAAACAAAGATAAAGTAG
- the nusG gene encoding transcription termination/antitermination protein NusG, whose protein sequence is MAKAWYILHTYSGYENKIERTIRTLIEKGIISADFVTDIKIPEELVIENKGGKKRNVKRKFLPGYMLVEMNLPDLGWKSVCSEIRKIQGVTGFLGTAGNEKPQPISSEEAKEILQKTGEIKGDKNIRVIQNFSEGQHVKIIEGAFASFTGVIDEVMADKNKLRVMVAIFGRTTPVEVEMSQAEII, encoded by the coding sequence ATGGCTAAGGCTTGGTACATTCTTCATACCTATTCGGGTTATGAGAATAAAATTGAAAGAACGATACGTACTCTTATAGAAAAAGGAATTATTTCTGCCGATTTCGTTACAGATATAAAAATACCTGAAGAACTTGTAATCGAAAACAAGGGCGGAAAAAAGCGCAATGTTAAGCGAAAATTTCTTCCCGGTTATATGCTTGTAGAAATGAATCTTCCTGATCTCGGCTGGAAAAGCGTTTGCTCCGAAATCCGCAAAATTCAAGGTGTAACCGGTTTCTTGGGTACTGCAGGAAATGAAAAACCTCAGCCTATTTCTTCCGAAGAAGCAAAGGAAATCTTGCAAAAAACCGGAGAAATTAAGGGCGATAAAAACATCAGAGTTATTCAAAATTTCAGTGAAGGACAGCATGTCAAGATCATCGAAGGTGCTTTTGCCTCGTTTACCGGCGTTATCGATGAAGTTATGGCAGATAAAAACAAGTTAAGAGTTATGGTTGCGATTTTCGGCCGTACAACACCGGTTGAAGTCGAAATGTCTCAGGCCGAAATCATTTAA
- a CDS encoding peptidase domain-containing ABC transporter, whose amino-acid sequence MKNIILQTNQADCGAACIANICRHYGKSIEIDKIREILTLNKNANSGLGIIHAAETLGFSCRGAVSDTKELPKNIPLPCIVHIARGNENLYLVVYRWDKKYVYLADPAMGYQKTDIEIFKKLWTGVFFIILPAPDFSAKNEKSRGLMRFLPILKSHKKICAEILAASIILSFLGIISAFYFRFLIDEVLSSNLNDSLTSFSIGFLGVIIFRSLLGLARNQLLMHISYKIDMALIYRYFEHVLHLPMRFFTQKKTGEIIARMNDTGTIRQVISATALTVVLDSLMLIFGSVFLISLGSNLLIAAIVPVIISSILVWFYAKPYQVKIRKRAVAEAEKHSCIVESLNGISTIKALCAESKALERAEFKIVNAIRKGINFGTFSNYQNSIQNFIGRCGTLAIYWLGSLNILNGSMSLGQLISFVILSGYFLDPLARLLTLQPQLQEAYVAAERLAEIFDEETEENLDNGKIETDGLSGKIDIKNLSFGYDLNFKNLNKINLSINAGERVAFVGASGSGKTSLAKLLMKFYSPQEGDIFIDNINLKDLKTASYRKQVGYVPQEILLFSGTIAENINWSSGNGDYRRMISAAEVSGASSFIEALPDRYNTMVGEHGTTLSGGERQRIAIARILLHNPSILILDEATSALDGILEEQVFNTLKEIASGRTFIIIAHRLSTIKDCDKIFVFDKGEIAESGTHADLLEKDGVYSRLWETQNKEEEVVA is encoded by the coding sequence ATGAAAAATATTATTTTACAAACGAATCAAGCTGATTGCGGGGCTGCATGTATTGCCAATATATGCAGGCATTACGGGAAATCTATCGAAATAGATAAGATAAGGGAAATTTTGACGCTGAATAAAAATGCCAATTCCGGTTTAGGAATAATTCACGCTGCAGAAACTTTAGGCTTTTCATGCAGAGGTGCTGTTTCGGACACAAAGGAGCTTCCCAAAAATATTCCGCTGCCTTGTATTGTGCACATAGCAAGGGGGAACGAAAACTTATATCTCGTCGTTTACCGATGGGATAAAAAATATGTCTATTTGGCGGATCCTGCTATGGGCTATCAAAAAACCGATATAGAAATTTTTAAAAAGTTATGGACGGGTGTGTTCTTTATTATTTTGCCTGCTCCCGATTTTTCCGCAAAAAATGAGAAATCGAGGGGCTTAATGCGCTTTTTACCCATTTTAAAATCGCACAAAAAAATATGCGCCGAAATTCTTGCTGCAAGTATTATTTTGTCGTTTTTAGGCATCATCAGTGCTTTTTATTTTCGATTTTTAATCGATGAAGTTTTAAGTTCCAATTTGAATGACTCGCTTACAAGTTTTTCGATAGGTTTTTTGGGTGTAATCATATTTAGAAGCCTTTTGGGGCTTGCCAGAAATCAGTTATTGATGCATATCAGCTACAAAATAGATATGGCATTGATTTATCGGTATTTTGAACATGTGTTACACCTGCCCATGAGGTTCTTTACCCAAAAAAAGACGGGTGAAATTATTGCAAGAATGAATGATACGGGTACAATAAGACAGGTTATTTCAGCTACAGCCCTAACCGTAGTCTTGGATTCTTTGATGTTGATCTTCGGTTCCGTTTTTTTGATTTCGTTGGGCTCCAATCTGCTCATTGCGGCTATTGTTCCCGTCATAATAAGTTCAATTCTGGTATGGTTTTATGCAAAGCCTTATCAAGTCAAGATAAGAAAAAGAGCTGTAGCCGAAGCCGAAAAACATTCATGTATTGTCGAAAGTCTTAACGGAATTTCTACGATAAAGGCCCTATGTGCCGAATCCAAGGCTCTTGAGCGGGCTGAATTTAAGATTGTAAATGCTATCCGCAAAGGCATAAATTTCGGAACTTTTTCAAACTATCAAAACAGTATTCAAAATTTTATCGGAAGATGCGGAACATTGGCTATTTATTGGCTTGGAAGTTTAAACATATTAAACGGTTCTATGTCATTGGGGCAGCTTATTTCGTTTGTTATCCTTTCAGGTTATTTTTTGGATCCTCTTGCACGGCTTTTGACCCTTCAACCTCAGCTTCAAGAGGCCTATGTTGCCGCCGAAAGGCTTGCCGAAATCTTTGACGAAGAAACCGAAGAAAATTTGGATAACGGAAAAATTGAAACGGACGGGCTTTCAGGAAAAATCGACATAAAAAATCTTTCGTTTGGTTATGATTTGAATTTTAAAAATTTGAACAAAATAAATTTGAGCATAAATGCAGGGGAGAGGGTTGCCTTTGTCGGAGCTTCCGGTTCGGGAAAAACTTCTCTTGCAAAGCTTTTGATGAAATTTTATTCTCCGCAAGAAGGCGATATTTTTATAGATAATATCAATCTCAAAGATTTGAAGACGGCTTCTTACCGAAAACAGGTAGGCTATGTACCGCAGGAAATTCTTTTATTTTCGGGAACTATAGCGGAAAATATAAATTGGAGTTCGGGAAACGGGGATTACAGACGTATGATTTCTGCCGCAGAGGTTTCAGGTGCTTCTTCGTTTATCGAAGCTCTTCCCGACAGGTACAATACGATGGTGGGCGAGCACGGCACAACCCTTTCGGGAGGAGAAAGACAGCGTATAGCCATTGCCCGTATTCTTTTGCACAATCCTTCTATCCTGATTTTGGATGAGGCTACTTCTGCCCTCGATGGAATTTTGGAAGAACAGGTTTTCAATACTCTAAAAGAAATTGCCTCAGGCAGGACATTTATAATCATAGCCCATCGGTTAAGCACCATTAAAGATTGCGACAAAATATTTGTATTTGACAAGGGTGAAATAGCCGAATCGGGAACCCACGCCGATTTACTCGAAAAAGACGGAGTTTATTCGCGGTTATGGGAAACACAGAACAAGGAAGAGGAGGTTGTAGCATGA
- the secE gene encoding preprotein translocase subunit SecE — protein MAKIGTFWKECIGELRKVVWPTASEVGSSVKVVLISTLIVAAFLGGLDAFFIACVGWIF, from the coding sequence ATGGCTAAAATTGGAACTTTTTGGAAAGAATGTATAGGGGAGCTTAGAAAAGTTGTCTGGCCTACAGCTTCTGAAGTAGGATCTTCTGTAAAGGTCGTATTGATTTCTACCCTCATCGTAGCTGCTTTTCTCGGCGGTCTTGATGCTTTCTTTATAGCTTGTGTAGGTTGGATTTTTTAA
- the rplA gene encoding 50S ribosomal protein L1 yields the protein MRHGKNYKNAIAKYDSAASYELPKAVEIVKELKYAKFDETVEVHVSLTLGKGQSVRDTLVLPHQFRGEKKVLVFCTDDRVKEALDAGAAYAGSAEYIEKVKGGWLDFDIAVATPDMMKDVGRLGMVLGRRGLMPNPKTGTVTTDIASAINELKKGRVEFRADKGGVVHLPVGKVSMDSSKIVENVQALINETMRKKPADAKGDYIRSVSISSTMGPGVWVDYKVGE from the coding sequence ATGAGACACGGAAAAAATTACAAAAATGCAATCGCAAAGTATGATTCTGCAGCCTCCTATGAGCTTCCCAAGGCTGTTGAGATTGTCAAAGAGCTTAAATACGCCAAATTCGACGAAACGGTTGAAGTTCATGTAAGTTTAACCCTTGGTAAAGGACAGAGCGTCAGGGATACCCTCGTTCTTCCTCATCAGTTTAGGGGCGAAAAGAAAGTTTTGGTTTTTTGTACGGATGACAGAGTAAAAGAAGCTCTTGATGCCGGTGCTGCCTATGCAGGTTCTGCAGAATACATTGAAAAGGTAAAGGGCGGTTGGCTCGATTTCGATATCGCAGTTGCTACCCCCGATATGATGAAGGATGTAGGACGCTTGGGTATGGTGCTCGGCCGAAGAGGTTTGATGCCCAATCCCAAAACAGGAACGGTTACCACGGATATTGCAAGCGCTATCAATGAGCTTAAAAAAGGCCGTGTAGAATTCCGTGCCGATAAGGGCGGTGTTGTGCATCTTCCTGTCGGAAAAGTTTCTATGGATTCTTCAAAGATTGTAGAGAACGTACAGGCTCTTATCAATGAAACGATGAGAAAAAAGCCTGCCGACGCAAAGGGTGACTATATCAGATCCGTATCAATTAGTTCGACAATGGGCCCTGGTGTTTGGGTTGATTATAAGGTAGGAGAGTAA
- a CDS encoding polysaccharide deacetylase family protein, translating into MKKNLKFALPVCFIFFALLNLHSELYFESADINTEGDILFDIKADAYEGYSYKTLFKYSHENNKIEQLTFFPEKLQLLGNNKFLQVSNRFGIIRLDLNSGVFDSHSDFEPLSASNSSKIGALNNIKSSPDGRWLTLVEPVTLVHGRLVLTDTHTGRRYTLSEKNVRNDLPVSWSPDSKIILYEDAGMIYFARPEWFSAASFPDKNFRRLSKGKIKNLRWISSSEFIFLSGNAFYKVSSTELFTKAFYGPLFSVGKLAAKIPSDFSPAFDSIFIAPDGRTAIFVKGKRNVYYIKLDGDDYVNVYSSDSIPYLLLPGNTAEVSVHWKGRTPIVFAEGLADGTKILRAWQILPSSSSFEKIPIIEKSSFLAASPNFEVAAFKEEEGIVFYSTSQAGENGKNLWKKLTVFSDEKIVTAVWKNNFTVFLGGENYIYEYNLNDNPSGSSKKKISVSSMQDYSWSDSGKEILITSKIGSHDSGSFETLQYASNLKWSLSAKKIMQKKNSNLSDRIYIDSSSGYFANMIYIRRLKDFITRPLLEDGGFLRDMAQKKPSLESTNSSSVFSHGSRSGKKRIALVFDAMDDMDGIANILYTLKKNNIGATFFINGEAMRQNPNAVKEIVKSGHQCGSLFFTTWNLNDTGYRIDEGFIKQGLARNEDNFYSLTGSELSLIWHTPHYIASSLIIGAGKNAGYIFISPDVRLSDWISPDEKPAVPYLYKSSAELIEDIAETVQPGSIVPIRIGKTLSNRGDYLYYNLQLLIDVLTEMGYSITDVKTLMGS; encoded by the coding sequence ATGAAGAAAAACTTAAAATTTGCCTTACCGGTTTGCTTTATTTTTTTTGCTTTATTAAACCTTCATTCCGAGCTTTATTTTGAATCCGCAGATATCAATACGGAAGGCGATATTTTATTCGATATAAAGGCGGATGCTTATGAGGGCTATTCGTATAAAACCCTTTTTAAATATTCGCATGAAAACAACAAGATAGAACAACTTACTTTTTTTCCCGAAAAATTACAGCTTTTAGGAAACAATAAATTTTTGCAAGTTTCAAACCGCTTCGGCATTATAAGACTTGACCTCAACTCAGGAGTTTTCGATTCTCATTCCGATTTTGAGCCTCTTTCGGCATCCAATTCTTCAAAGATAGGCGCCCTCAACAATATAAAATCGAGTCCCGACGGAAGATGGCTTACTCTGGTAGAGCCCGTTACCCTTGTTCACGGACGGCTTGTTCTGACCGATACCCATACCGGCCGAAGATATACATTGAGCGAAAAAAATGTCCGAAATGATCTTCCGGTCTCTTGGTCACCCGATTCAAAGATTATTTTATATGAAGATGCCGGCATGATTTACTTTGCCAGACCTGAGTGGTTTTCTGCTGCCTCTTTCCCCGATAAGAATTTTAGAAGGCTTTCTAAGGGCAAAATAAAAAACTTGAGATGGATTTCTTCTTCGGAGTTTATTTTTTTGTCGGGGAATGCTTTTTATAAGGTTTCTTCCACCGAGCTTTTTACAAAGGCCTTTTACGGACCATTATTTTCGGTGGGAAAACTTGCGGCAAAAATACCTTCGGATTTTTCTCCTGCCTTTGATTCTATTTTTATAGCTCCCGACGGCAGGACTGCAATTTTCGTTAAAGGAAAAAGAAATGTTTATTACATTAAACTGGATGGAGACGATTACGTAAATGTGTACTCTTCAGATTCTATTCCGTATTTATTGCTTCCCGGCAATACGGCTGAAGTATCGGTGCATTGGAAGGGCCGCACTCCCATCGTGTTTGCCGAAGGTCTTGCCGATGGAACAAAAATTTTAAGAGCATGGCAAATTCTTCCGTCTTCTTCAAGTTTTGAAAAAATTCCCATTATCGAAAAAAGCTCGTTTCTTGCCGCTTCTCCTAATTTTGAAGTTGCAGCTTTTAAAGAAGAGGAGGGGATAGTTTTTTATTCCACCTCACAAGCAGGCGAAAACGGCAAAAATTTATGGAAAAAACTCACAGTATTTTCCGATGAAAAAATTGTCACAGCCGTTTGGAAAAATAATTTTACCGTTTTTTTGGGCGGCGAAAATTATATATACGAATATAACCTTAACGATAACCCTTCCGGCTCAAGCAAGAAAAAAATTTCAGTTTCGTCAATGCAGGATTATAGTTGGTCTGACTCAGGTAAAGAAATTTTGATAACCTCAAAGATCGGCAGTCATGATTCAGGCAGTTTTGAAACCTTACAATATGCTTCAAATTTAAAATGGAGTCTTTCCGCAAAAAAAATTATGCAAAAAAAGAATTCGAATCTTTCGGATAGAATTTATATAGATTCAAGCTCCGGATATTTTGCAAACATGATCTATATCCGCCGGCTTAAAGATTTTATAACTCGCCCGCTTTTGGAAGACGGAGGCTTTTTGCGGGATATGGCTCAAAAAAAGCCGTCGCTTGAAAGTACCAATTCTTCTTCCGTTTTTTCTCATGGAAGCCGAAGCGGAAAAAAAAGAATTGCCTTAGTGTTTGATGCTATGGATGATATGGACGGAATTGCAAACATTCTCTATACCTTAAAAAAGAACAATATAGGTGCGACTTTTTTTATAAACGGCGAGGCGATGAGGCAAAATCCTAATGCCGTTAAAGAGATTGTAAAAAGCGGACATCAATGCGGCTCCCTTTTCTTTACTACATGGAATTTAAACGATACCGGTTATCGGATAGATGAAGGCTTTATAAAACAGGGGCTTGCCCGTAATGAGGATAATTTTTATTCTTTGACAGGTTCCGAGCTTTCGCTTATTTGGCATACACCACATTACATTGCTTCTTCTCTTATTATAGGTGCCGGGAAAAATGCCGGTTATATTTTTATTTCACCTGATGTGCGTCTTTCCGATTGGATTAGCCCTGATGAAAAGCCGGCTGTTCCTTACCTTTACAAATCTTCTGCCGAGTTAATTGAAGATATAGCAGAGACTGTTCAGCCGGGCTCAATAGTACCGATACGTATAGGTAAAACCCTGTCAAACCGAGGCGATTATCTTTATTATAATTTGCAGCTTTTAATCGATGTTTTAACCGAAATGGGATATTCGATTACCGATGTTAAAACTTTGATGGGTTCTTGA
- a CDS encoding LysM peptidoglycan-binding domain-containing protein: MKKFGIILIFLLVLIPLFAVSYDDNEYQRKSRAYTELAAKAYDEGDYDAAIEYSKLAESYAQQSSEFIQKMLAKTEAEQEMNKARTRFTWAKANGAEEKYPDAYKTAEEALNAGGIAFDNENYDVAVVCAQRVIDALSVVKGKDDTGLAELPSQYKIRTWRGERDCLWNIAAKKEVYGNPFMWRKLYEANKDKLPDATNPNWVEPGIILTIPSVKGEKRSGLYDPSKTYKSFK; encoded by the coding sequence ATGAAAAAATTCGGAATAATCTTAATATTTTTACTGGTTTTAATACCTCTTTTTGCAGTATCGTATGACGATAACGAATATCAAAGAAAGAGCCGGGCTTATACCGAACTTGCAGCAAAGGCCTATGATGAAGGAGACTATGATGCTGCAATAGAATATTCTAAACTTGCAGAAAGCTATGCACAGCAATCATCGGAGTTTATTCAAAAGATGCTGGCTAAAACCGAAGCCGAACAAGAAATGAACAAGGCGCGTACCAGATTTACTTGGGCCAAGGCAAACGGAGCCGAAGAAAAATATCCCGATGCCTATAAGACGGCAGAAGAAGCCTTAAATGCAGGCGGCATAGCCTTCGATAACGAAAACTATGATGTTGCAGTCGTATGTGCCCAAAGGGTAATAGATGCTCTTTCTGTAGTCAAGGGAAAAGATGACACAGGCCTTGCTGAACTTCCTTCTCAATATAAAATTAGAACATGGAGAGGAGAAAGGGATTGTTTATGGAATATTGCAGCCAAAAAGGAAGTATATGGAAATCCGTTTATGTGGCGAAAACTATATGAAGCCAACAAGGATAAACTTCCTGATGCAACAAATCCCAACTGGGTCGAACCCGGTATAATTTTAACAATACCGTCCGTTAAGGGAGAAAAAAGGTCGGGACTCTACGATCCTTCAAAAACATATAAAAGCTTTAAATAA
- the rplL gene encoding 50S ribosomal protein L7/L12, which yields MAALTNDQIIEAIGEKTILELSELIKAMEEKFGVTAAAPVAVVAGGAAGGGAAEEEKTEFTVTLKGLTDPGKKIGVIKEVRNVVPGLGLKEAKELVEGAPKVLKEDVSKEEAAKIKEAITAAGGEVEIA from the coding sequence ATGGCAGCATTAACAAATGATCAAATTATTGAAGCAATCGGCGAAAAAACGATTCTTGAACTTTCCGAGCTCATCAAAGCTATGGAAGAAAAATTCGGTGTAACAGCCGCTGCTCCCGTTGCAGTAGTTGCAGGCGGAGCTGCAGGAGGCGGAGCCGCTGAAGAAGAGAAGACAGAATTTACTGTTACTCTTAAAGGTCTTACTGATCCCGGTAAAAAGATCGGCGTTATCAAGGAAGTTCGAAACGTTGTTCCCGGTCTCGGCTTGAAAGAAGCTAAAGAGCTCGTTGAAGGAGCTCCGAAAGTCCTTAAAGAAGATGTTTCTAAAGAAGAAGCAGCTAAAATTAAGGAAGCTATTACGGCAGCCGGCGGTGAAGTTGAAATTGCTTAA
- a CDS encoding HlyD family secretion protein, with amino-acid sequence MKSILYVEDLTYTGEVLHEQKTGIFSSVVFIICLLAVFSIGWIVLGEKEEVVRASGMVRPIDNISFVKTFTAGKIKNIYFTSGQYVEKGDLLLSIDDSLAEKERENIENLIFKLEKKIEDAGLCIESAEKDVMLVPPEREIAYKHMENYFSVKTNLEKTLELNTGLLEEEKSLPDFSLASKKLEILNLNVEKSKSDLEQYKNSFFHSLLREKEALEAQNENLKNSLFRVQEDLKLFSLHAPISGEIQELSSLNCGDNVFSGQEILKIVPSTSENIRAVLRLPSSKAGLIKENMKVRLKFPAFPHHEFGSLDGLVETILPDVSSGAKNAEYFVFVKLDGNTLPDKKGMAHFLKVGLDTEASIVTQTGSILSFILKRLEVK; translated from the coding sequence ATGAAATCGATATTGTACGTTGAAGATTTAACCTATACAGGAGAGGTTCTGCATGAACAAAAAACCGGGATTTTCAGTTCTGTAGTTTTTATTATTTGTCTCCTTGCAGTTTTTTCTATTGGATGGATTGTTTTAGGCGAAAAGGAAGAAGTTGTAAGGGCGTCAGGCATGGTTCGGCCCATCGATAATATTTCTTTTGTTAAAACCTTTACGGCAGGAAAAATAAAGAACATTTACTTTACTTCCGGCCAATATGTAGAAAAAGGAGACCTCCTTTTAAGTATTGATGACAGTCTTGCTGAAAAAGAAAGAGAAAATATTGAAAACCTTATATTTAAGCTCGAAAAAAAGATCGAAGATGCCGGCCTTTGTATCGAAAGTGCAGAAAAAGATGTAATGCTTGTGCCCCCTGAACGGGAAATAGCCTACAAGCATATGGAAAATTATTTTTCGGTAAAAACTAATTTGGAAAAAACTTTGGAATTAAATACGGGATTGCTTGAAGAAGAAAAATCCCTTCCCGATTTTAGTTTGGCAAGTAAAAAGCTTGAAATTCTTAATTTGAACGTTGAAAAGAGCAAAAGTGATTTGGAACAATATAAAAATTCCTTTTTTCATTCTCTTCTTAGAGAAAAAGAAGCCTTGGAGGCTCAAAACGAGAATTTAAAGAATTCCCTTTTTAGAGTGCAGGAAGATTTAAAACTTTTTAGCCTTCATGCTCCTATTTCCGGCGAGATTCAAGAGCTTTCTTCCCTTAATTGCGGCGACAACGTTTTTAGCGGTCAAGAAATTCTAAAAATTGTGCCTTCAACAAGTGAAAATATAAGGGCCGTTCTACGGCTTCCGTCATCAAAAGCCGGCTTGATAAAAGAAAATATGAAAGTCCGCTTAAAATTTCCTGCCTTTCCCCACCACGAATTCGGCAGCCTTGACGGGTTGGTTGAAACAATCCTACCCGATGTATCGTCAGGAGCAAAAAATGCCGAGTATTTTGTTTTTGTAAAATTGGACGGAAATACTCTGCCAGACAAAAAAGGCATGGCGCATTTTTTAAAAGTCGGCTTGGATACCGAAGCATCGATAGTCACTCAGACGGGCTCAATCCTTTCATTTATATTAAAAAGGTTGGAGGTAAAATGA